In Dioscorea cayenensis subsp. rotundata cultivar TDr96_F1 chromosome 9, TDr96_F1_v2_PseudoChromosome.rev07_lg8_w22 25.fasta, whole genome shotgun sequence, a genomic segment contains:
- the LOC120268736 gene encoding probable receptor-like protein kinase At1g80640, with protein MTDMKSLLVLLCFLFSAFFASMSHARRSPLLSPLFSPQPQPAPPITVVASPPLVMNVIVEDNHHHMHKELLLAIILASIGVIMTIVSIFCVIVFYRRNRRNSGSKTTQSSDAGGRFPLGPIFSKFNTVKTTPRKGSMAMVDFALLEAVTNNFSDSNVLGQGGFGCVYKAQFEEGVLAAVKKLDGGGYECVREFENELNLLERIRHANIISLAGYCIHEETRFLVYELMQNGSLETLLHGPTRGSTLTWHIRMKIALDTARGLEYLHEHCDPPIIHRDLKSSNILLDSDFNAKIADFGLAVTSGNLSKGHVKISGTLGYVAPEYLLDGKLSEKSDVYAFGVVLLELLMGRRPVEKLGPSQCQTLVTWAMPQLTDRSKLPNLIDPAIRNTMDLKHLYQVAAVAVLCIQPEPSYRPLITDILHSLIPLVPIELGGTHRVIDPLPQA; from the exons ATGACAGATAtgaagtctttgcttgtcctgcTTTGCTTCTTGTTCTCTGCCTTCTTTGCCTCAATGAGCCATGCAAGAAGATCTCCATTGTTGTCCCCAttgttctctcctcaacctcaaCCTGCACCACCCATTACTGTTGTGGCATCACCTCCTCTAG TGATGAATGTCATTGTAGAAGACAATCACCATCATATGCATAAAGAGTTGCTTTTAGCAATCATCCTGGCATCAATTGGAGTCATCATGACCATTGTTTCAATATTTTGCGTCATTGTTTTTTATCGAAGAAATCGAAGAAACTCTGGTTCAAAAACCACTCAAAGCTCAG ATGCTGGTGGAAGATTTCCATTGGGTCCGATTTTTAGCAAATTTAATACTGTAAAGACAACACCAAGAAAAGGATCCATGGCCATGGTTGATTTTGCATTGCTAGAAGCAGTGACAAATAACTTCAGTGACAGTAATGTCTTGGGGCAAGGTGGATTTGGTTGTGTATATAAAGCTCAATTCGAAGAAGGTGTTCTTGCCGCGGTTAAGAAGTTAGATGGTGGTGGATATGAATGTGTAAGAGAATTCGAG AATGAGCTAAATTTGCTTGAAAGAATTCGACATGCAAACATAATTTCACTTGCGGGGTACTGTATTCACGAAGAAACTCGATTTCTTGTTTACGAATTGATGCAAAATGGATCTTTAGAGACATTACTTCATG GACCGACTCGTGGCTCGACTCTAACTTGGCACATTCGCATGAAGATTGCTCTTGATACAGCCAG AGGATTGGAATATCTTCATGAGCATTGCGACCCGCCCATAATTCATCGAGATCTTAAATCGTCTAACATCCTTCTTGATTCTGATTTCAATGCAAAG ATTGCTGATTTTGGCCTTGCGGTCACAAGTGGAAATCTAAGCAAAGGACATGTTAAAATCTCCGGCACTCTTGGCTATGTAGCTCCTGAATATCTTTTAGATG gtaAACTCAGTGAGAAAAGTGATGTTTATGCTTTTGGGGTTGTTTTGCTTGAGCTTCTAATGGGAAGAAGACCGGTCGAAAAATTGGGACCGTCTCAATGCCAAACTCTAGTTACATGG GCCATGCCTCAGCTCACCGACAGATCAAAGTTGCCGAACCTAATTGATCCTGCAATCAGAAACACAATGGATCTGAAACACTTATACCAA GTGGCCGCCGTTGCTGTCCTTTGCATCCAACCGGAGCCAAGTTACCGGCCATTGATAACTGATATACTGCATTCTCTGATTCCATTAGTCCCCATTGAGCTCGGAGGAACACATCGAGTCATTGATCCATTGCCTCAAGCTTAG